A region of Streptomyces sp. NBC_01267 DNA encodes the following proteins:
- a CDS encoding MFS transporter, whose protein sequence is MSSRTRFRPAHAPAWPAVLVRERARPERIRNRPGAWWLAVITVCFGAFMGQLDASIVTLTYTSLSRQFDASLAAVEWVSLAYLLTLVALLVPVGRLSDAHGRKLFYLYGFVVFTAASAACGLAPSLGVLVAFRVVQAAGAAMMQANSVALVAGSAPRAKMRTALGVQAAAQALGLALGPTVGGLLVSTLGWRWVFGINVPIGVIALVAGHYLLPRTRNRRRTAGFDWPGLALLGTSTTALLLGVSAASGLPVPGWAVVALFVVAAATGWGFVRRQRRAAAPLLDLELLRVRAVSSGLLGALCGYLVLFGPLALVPIVLTASGSSEVTAGAVLTALPAGFALAATGADRVLPGAVTNRGRCTLGALVCTAALAAMLVLPLTVGVLVPLLALLGLGLGTFTPANNTLIMGAIPASSSGTGGGLVNMARGLGTALGVALVALALHLAPSGGHLSGPRWAVLVLLAASAAAVLAARLGPGPGNGRGDGPGNGRGDGPGDGPGDGRGDGDASASR, encoded by the coding sequence CGCGATTCCGCCCGGCGCACGCCCCCGCCTGGCCCGCCGTCCTGGTACGGGAACGGGCGCGGCCCGAGCGGATCCGCAACCGCCCGGGTGCCTGGTGGCTCGCGGTGATCACGGTCTGTTTCGGCGCGTTCATGGGGCAGCTGGACGCCAGCATCGTCACCCTCACCTACACCAGCCTGAGCAGGCAGTTCGACGCCTCGCTGGCGGCCGTCGAGTGGGTCTCGCTGGCCTATCTGCTGACGCTCGTCGCCCTGCTCGTACCGGTCGGGCGGCTCTCCGACGCCCACGGCCGCAAGCTGTTCTACCTCTACGGCTTCGTGGTCTTCACCGCCGCGTCGGCCGCCTGCGGGCTGGCGCCGTCGCTGGGTGTACTCGTCGCGTTCCGGGTGGTGCAGGCCGCGGGCGCGGCCATGATGCAGGCCAACAGCGTGGCCCTGGTGGCGGGCAGCGCACCGCGGGCGAAGATGCGGACCGCGCTGGGCGTGCAGGCCGCCGCGCAGGCGCTCGGCCTCGCGCTGGGTCCGACGGTGGGCGGGCTGCTGGTCTCGACGCTGGGCTGGCGCTGGGTCTTCGGCATCAACGTGCCCATCGGGGTGATCGCCCTGGTCGCGGGCCACTACCTGCTGCCGCGCACCCGCAACCGCCGACGGACCGCCGGGTTCGACTGGCCCGGTCTCGCGCTGCTGGGCACCTCCACGACCGCGCTGCTGCTGGGCGTCTCCGCGGCTTCGGGCCTGCCGGTTCCGGGCTGGGCGGTGGTGGCGCTGTTCGTGGTGGCCGCGGCGACGGGCTGGGGTTTCGTACGGCGACAGCGCCGGGCCGCGGCACCCCTGCTGGATCTGGAGCTGCTCCGGGTACGGGCCGTCTCGTCCGGCCTGCTGGGCGCGTTGTGCGGGTACCTGGTGCTGTTCGGCCCGCTGGCGCTGGTCCCGATCGTGCTGACCGCGTCCGGCTCGTCGGAGGTGACCGCCGGGGCCGTACTGACGGCGCTGCCCGCCGGGTTCGCCCTGGCGGCGACCGGCGCCGACCGGGTCCTGCCCGGCGCCGTCACCAACCGGGGCCGCTGCACCCTGGGGGCCCTGGTGTGCACGGCGGCGCTGGCCGCGATGCTCGTACTCCCGCTGACCGTGGGCGTGCTGGTGCCGCTGCTCGCCCTGCTCGGGCTGGGCCTCGGCACCTTCACCCCGGCCAACAACACCCTGATCATGGGCGCGATACCGGCCAGTTCCTCCGGCACCGGAGGCGGTCTGGTCAACATGGCCCGCGGCCTGGGCACCGCACTGGGTGTCGCCCTGGTCGCTCTCGCCCTGCATCTCGCCCCGTCGGGCGGTCACCTGAGCGGGCCGCGCTGGGCCGTACTCGTCCTGCTGGCCGCGTCCGCAGCCGCGGTGCTCGCCGCCCGGCTCGGCCCCGGCCCCGGGAACGGCCGCGGGGACGGCCCCGGGAACGGCCGCGGGGACGGCCCCGGGGACGGCCCCGGGGACGGCCGCGGGGACGGTGACGCCTCCGCGTCACGGTGA
- a CDS encoding Fic family protein, with protein MTATDSLSTWLRVRRETDWQQAPALRRGLTARDGFRAWCEGPVRQRDAVRAERLLAAHTLACADAARRAPLDFALLASWQREVLGGVEAPFRAADAYAKAGRERYGLTSRTQADFAAYLREATDQGLPLAARAARVYLDVAFFHPFTDGNARSALLTLVHVLAREDIVLSEVGPLQTIRYADDPAGAADLATLIGVLNRRRC; from the coding sequence ATGACCGCTACTGACAGCCTTTCGACCTGGCTGCGCGTGCGCCGCGAGACCGACTGGCAGCAAGCACCCGCCCTGCGGCGGGGGTTGACTGCGCGCGATGGGTTCCGGGCGTGGTGCGAAGGGCCAGTCCGCCAGCGCGACGCCGTCCGCGCCGAGCGCCTGCTCGCCGCCCACACTCTGGCCTGCGCCGATGCCGCACGCCGCGCCCCGCTGGATTTCGCCCTCCTGGCCAGCTGGCAGCGCGAGGTCCTCGGCGGGGTGGAGGCGCCATTTCGTGCGGCGGACGCCTATGCGAAGGCCGGCCGCGAGCGCTACGGCCTGACCTCACGGACCCAGGCTGACTTCGCCGCCTACCTGCGCGAGGCGACCGACCAGGGTCTCCCGCTGGCGGCCCGCGCGGCCCGCGTGTACCTCGACGTGGCGTTCTTCCATCCTTTCACCGACGGCAATGCCCGCTCGGCCCTGCTGACCTTGGTCCACGTCCTGGCCCGCGAGGACATAGTCCTTTCGGAGGTCGGCCCTCTCCAAACAATCCGCTACGCGGACGACCCGGCGGGCGCCGCTGACCTGGCCACTCTCATCGGCGTGCTCAACCGCCGCCGGTGCTGA
- a CDS encoding phosphatase PAP2 family protein: MSTTAATAGRAGRRLGPLLPARLRPSGRPLLWLELAFTAIGYWAYTLSRNAVPTHRGAALHRAHEIFDTERLLHIDIERTVNHAADHVTWLIVGMNYYYATLHFIVTIGVLVWLYVRHPGHYRSARTALYAATLLALAGFVFFALAPPRFLAGQGFIDTVVKHHTWGSWASGDVASLSNQYAAMPSVHIIWSAWSGVALAFLARRAWVRVLGVVYPLATFTVILATANHFVADAVAGALTLAAGFLVQRLLTGRPAYARREVGPAAGPAAGPAVRPVVPPV; encoded by the coding sequence ATCAGCACGACAGCGGCGACCGCGGGCCGTGCGGGACGGCGGCTGGGACCGCTGCTGCCCGCCCGGCTGCGCCCGTCGGGTCGCCCCCTCCTCTGGCTGGAGCTGGCCTTCACCGCGATCGGCTACTGGGCGTACACCCTCTCCCGCAACGCGGTGCCCACGCACCGCGGGGCCGCGCTGCACCGGGCGCACGAGATCTTCGACACCGAGCGCCTGCTGCACATCGACATCGAACGCACGGTCAACCACGCGGCCGATCACGTCACGTGGCTGATCGTGGGGATGAACTACTACTACGCCACGCTGCACTTCATCGTGACCATCGGTGTCCTGGTCTGGCTCTACGTCCGCCACCCCGGCCACTACCGCTCCGCACGCACCGCGCTGTACGCGGCCACGCTGCTCGCCCTCGCCGGGTTCGTGTTCTTCGCGCTGGCACCGCCGCGCTTCCTCGCCGGGCAGGGGTTCATCGACACCGTGGTCAAGCACCACACCTGGGGGTCCTGGGCCTCCGGTGATGTGGCGTCGCTCTCCAACCAGTACGCCGCGATGCCCTCGGTGCACATCATCTGGTCCGCCTGGTCCGGTGTCGCGCTGGCCTTCCTGGCCCGCCGCGCGTGGGTCAGGGTCCTCGGTGTCGTGTATCCGCTGGCGACGTTCACCGTCATCCTCGCCACGGCCAACCACTTCGTCGCGGACGCCGTGGCCGGGGCGCTGACGCTCGCGGCCGGCTTCCTGGTCCAGCGGCTGCTCACCGGGCGGCCCGCCTACGCCCGGCGGGAAGTCGGTCCGGCAGCCGGTCCAGCAGCCGGTCCGGCAGTTCGTCCGGTCGTGCCGCCTGTCTGA
- the lgt gene encoding prolipoprotein diacylglyceryl transferase has protein sequence MMLAYIPSPSQGVWHLGPVPIRAYALCIIAGIFAAVWLTGRRWEARGGNRDDIADIALWAVPFGLVGGRLYHVITDPELYFTAGKQPIRALYVWDGGLGIPGAVALGAVGAWIGCRRRGVRLADFADAAAPGLVLAQAMGRWGNYFNQELFGSPTSLPWKLLIDPAHRPAGSPDVAFYHPTFLYESLWDLGVMALLLWLDRRYRVRRGRLFATYVLAYTAGRAWIEALRVDHANHFLGLRLNDWVSAGLFVGALIYLYATRRAQPDGSPDGSPDGSPDGSPDGSPDGSPDGSPDGSDRPSGGSDRPSDGSEGPSGESREGTDGSADGSGGGPSDGSPEGSDAAGAGAEGAEER, from the coding sequence ATGATGTTGGCGTACATTCCCAGTCCGTCCCAAGGGGTCTGGCACCTCGGGCCGGTGCCGATCCGCGCGTACGCGCTGTGCATCATCGCGGGCATCTTCGCCGCGGTGTGGCTGACCGGCCGGCGCTGGGAGGCGCGCGGCGGCAATCGCGACGACATCGCCGACATCGCGCTGTGGGCCGTGCCCTTCGGCCTGGTCGGCGGGCGGCTCTACCACGTGATCACCGACCCGGAGCTGTACTTCACCGCCGGGAAGCAGCCCATCAGGGCGCTGTACGTGTGGGACGGCGGGCTGGGCATCCCGGGCGCCGTCGCGCTGGGAGCGGTCGGCGCCTGGATCGGCTGCCGCAGACGCGGTGTGAGGCTGGCGGACTTCGCGGACGCCGCTGCCCCCGGTCTCGTACTGGCCCAGGCGATGGGCCGGTGGGGCAACTACTTCAACCAGGAGCTGTTCGGCAGCCCCACCAGCCTGCCGTGGAAGCTGCTCATCGACCCGGCCCACCGCCCGGCGGGCAGCCCCGACGTGGCGTTCTACCACCCGACGTTCCTGTACGAGTCGCTGTGGGACCTGGGCGTGATGGCGCTGCTGCTCTGGCTGGACCGGCGCTACCGGGTGCGCCGGGGGCGGCTGTTCGCCACGTACGTCCTCGCGTACACGGCGGGCCGTGCCTGGATCGAGGCGCTGCGCGTCGACCACGCCAACCACTTCCTGGGGCTGCGGCTCAACGACTGGGTGTCGGCCGGGCTGTTCGTCGGCGCGCTGATCTATCTGTACGCCACCAGGCGCGCGCAGCCGGACGGATCCCCGGACGGATCCCCGGACGGATCCCCGGACGGATCCCCGGACGGATCCCCGGACGGATCCCCGGACGGATCCCCGGACGGTTCGGACAGGCCGTCGGGTGGTTCGGACAGGCCGTCGGACGGCTCGGAGGGGCCTTCGGGGGAATCCCGGGAAGGGACCGACGGGTCTGCGGACGGGTCTGGGGGCGGACCCTCGGACGGATCCCCGGAGGGCAGCGATGCGGCCGGGGCCGGGGCCGAGGGGGCGGAGGAACGGTGA
- a CDS encoding MarR family winged helix-turn-helix transcriptional regulator, with translation MPPQPRSQASGPTPGDDVPDARLLTEAVTRLRRALRASIRTDYPWETLPMAQVELLQVLAEHSPTRISDVAARQRLANSTVSGLVGQMITSGLVARAVDPEDRRASVVTLTTAGRDQLKAWTDAHERRLATALATLDGPDRAAVGAALPALLRIAEQLDDSGT, from the coding sequence ATGCCGCCGCAGCCCCGCAGCCAAGCCTCCGGCCCCACTCCCGGGGACGACGTCCCGGACGCCCGCCTCCTGACCGAGGCCGTCACCCGGCTACGACGCGCGCTCCGGGCCTCGATCCGCACCGACTACCCCTGGGAAACCCTCCCCATGGCGCAGGTCGAGCTTCTCCAGGTCCTCGCCGAGCACTCCCCGACCCGGATCAGCGACGTCGCGGCCCGGCAGCGGCTGGCCAACAGCACGGTCAGCGGTCTCGTCGGACAGATGATCACCAGTGGGCTGGTCGCCCGCGCGGTGGACCCCGAGGACCGCCGCGCCTCCGTCGTCACCCTGACCACCGCGGGCCGCGACCAGCTGAAAGCCTGGACCGACGCCCACGAGCGCCGCCTGGCAACGGCCCTCGCGACCCTGGACGGCCCGGACCGCGCGGCGGTCGGGGCGGCACTGCCCGCGCTGCTGCGCATCGCCGAGCAGCTGGACGACAGCGGCACCTGA